CAGCTCATCCGCTCTGCGGTGGCGAGCGTGCCATGGTATATGGCGGGGACTATTTGCGTGTGAAGGGCGGGGTCTAATCCGGCAGACCAATTTCTCCATGCCGTGGCAACTGGTGGCAAATGAATTGGTTGATGCCGCTCTTGCGCTAAACGTCCCAATGCAAGATCGCTAGCGAGTATATGCCAGGAGCTGGCATCCATGACCAGATGGTTGATTGCCAGCCACAGCGTGGATTGATTGTCTGGTCCATCGTATAAGCGTGTTGCGGCAAGCATAACGCCTTGTGTTGGATCCAGTGCATCGCACAACTGCCTTGCCAGTCTGCCTGCGTGTGTATCGTCACGATTGGTTGCTCCTTGCAACTGCTGTAACTGCACCGGGGGCGAATCGTCGATGGCAGGGATTGCTAATACGGGCAGTGAATCTGCAGGCCTGATCAAACGCGCTCGCAACAAGGCGTGACGTTGCAGCAATGCATTGAGTAATGCTTCCAGTTCATCGTCGGTGATGGTGGATGGCAACGGCAGGCTGACAATTTGGGCAAAGCGCTGTAGCGGAATATCCAGTGACAGGTAGCGCGCCATCAAGGGGGTTGGCAGGGCCAGGCCTGTATCGGCATTGTCGTGTGTATTGGTAAATGATATTCCTTGGCTATCGGGTGATACCAATAGCGGCGCGAGCCTGGCAACCGAACGCGAGTCGAAAACTTGCCGTGCAGTCAAGGTGATGCCATCGCGGCGGGCAAGGCTCACCAATTTAATCACAGCAATACTGTCGCCGCCCAACTCGAAAAAACCGTCATCGATACTCACCTGTTCCAGCCCCAGCACGGTCGCAAAGAGTAGGCAAAGTTTTTGCTCAAGTGCAGTGCGAGGCATGCGCCCGGGTGCAGTGTCCAATCCCTCCGGCATTACCAGCGCCCGGCGATTAATTTTGCCGTTAGGTAAGTGGGGGAGTTTTGGTAAGGGGATGACAAATGCAGGCAGTAAGTGCGCTGGAAGGTTGTTGGCAAGCCGTTGAAGTAAAGTATCGGCATCAAGTGCGCGTGTTGATCGTTCTGCTTGATTTGCGCTATCGCCGGTTTCGACAAAACACAGCAATTGCATTGTGCCCACACTATTTTTTCGCGCGACAACCGCACAGGGGAGCTGCACCAATTTTTCTACCGTGGCTTCCACTTCCAGTGGCTCTACCCGGAATCCCCGAACTTTTACTTGCTCATCGATGCGCCCAATGTAATCCAGTCGACCGTCCGGCAACCAGCGCACACGATCACCGGTGCGGTACAAGCGCGTGCCGGGCTGACCATGTGGATTAGCAATAAATTGCGTGGCTGTGAGGTCGCCGCGCTGCAGATAGCCACGCGCCAAACCTGCGCCAGCAATTGCCAATTCACCCGCTACTCCGGGAGGGGCAAGTTGTAAGCAAGAATCCAGAACATAGACTTGTGCACCCGCAATGGGCCCACCAATATTTGGCGGACTACCTGTGTCTGCCTTGGCAATCATCGAGTCTACACATGCCTCTGTGGGACCGTAGAGATTAAAACCCGCGGTGTTTTCCAGTGTGAGGATGCGATCCCAAAGAGCTTGTTTTACCGATTCGCCACCAAAGGCGAGGATGGTGGGTAGGTGAGCTGGCAGGTGTTGCCCACTGGCATCGGTAAGGCCGGATTGTAACCACGGCAACACTTCATCCAGCATGCCCGGCGTCAATTCAATAAAATCCAGACGACGTAAAATAATTTCACGAGCTAATGCAATCGGATCCTGCATGGTATCAACATCCAGCAGATGCAATGTATGGCCGTCAATCATCCACAAGGTTGGTTGCCATGAAGCATCAAATGCCAATGACCAAGCGTGACCAATTTGTAATGGAGCGTTGGCAGTCCGTCGGTAGGCTTCGTGATACAAATCATTGCGATGGCTAGTGAGCAAATTAACAAAGGCAGAGTGAGGGACAACAACGCCTTTAGGTGCTCCAGTGGAGCCGGATGTAAATACAATGCACACCGGGTGAGCGGATTGTAATGGGCTGCGACGTTCAGTGTTGGAGAGATCATTATTTGCCAGCCCTAACGCTTCAGCGGCCTTTTCCGCTACCGCCAGGCTAATAGAGTTCTCCATTGCAGAGTGCTCTAGCGCGTCTACAAACTGTAATACAGGCTGCGCCAGCGTGATGACGCGATGAATGTATTCGGCTGGGTAGGATGGATCGATAGGGACGAAGGCCGCGCCCGCTTTGAGTATTGCTAACATCGCAACAAACCATTCAGACCGACGGGGTAAAGCAATAGTAATGCGATCTTCAGGGCCGATGCCTTGAGCAACGAGCCAGCGCGCCAATTTATTGGCCCGTGCATTCAATTGCGCAAACGATATTCCCCGTTGCGGCAGCTGTTGATTTTCTACACCGAGCGACAAGCTAGCCAATGCTATGGCATCGGGTAGTTTACGAACCCTATTCTCAAAACATTCGACTAATGTTTTTTCACTGCTTGGAAGAGCAGCACGTGTGCCCCAGGAAATTAATTGTGAGTATTCTTCGGGTAATAGCACACTGTGTGCTGACAATCGTGTGTCGGGTGTTGTCACACATGTCTCAAACAGGCGCACCAATCGGCGCATATGGTTTTGCACCGTGCCCTGCTGGTATAGGGCGCGACGCCAGGTGGCTTGAAGCTGCAAATTGCCATCGTGAAGTAATGCATCAAACGATAAATCGATTTGCGAGGTGCCATTGAAATGTTTTTTCCAATGTACTTCCAGACCATCCATGGTTGGTGATTCCATTCCATGGCTAAGAAAGGTCACCATGGTATCCAATAACGGATTGCGCGTTGCGCCGCGAGCAATATGCAAATGATCCAGTAAATGCTCAAAAGGAATCTCGGCATGCGCAAATGCTAAGCGACATTGTTTTGCGCAATGATGGGCAAGCTCGCGAAAACTCCAGTGGCTTGCAATCGAAAAACGCAAGGGCACAACATTGCCAAAATTGCCAATAGCGTTATTGAGCTCAGGCAGGTTTCGATGAGAAGCAATGGTTCCAATGGTGATTTCCGAAGCGCGAGACAGGCGTGTCATCAATAAAGCAATAACAGCGATGATGACTTCAAACGGCGTTAATTGTTCTTGTGTAGAAAATGTGAGAAATGTTGCGGTTACATTTTTATCTAAAGATTCAGTACACCATTCGCCAGATTCATCATCAACAATGCCTCGTTCAAAATCACGGGGGAAATCCAATGGTTCAGGTAGGGGCGATAGTTGCAATTCCCAGAAAGCCAATGCTGCTGCACGTTTTTCTGAATTAATGTCCCATTGCAATCTATGCCAATAGGCAAAGTCCACATATTGCAATGGAATTGGTAGGGGGTGGTCGTGCTGCGCTCTGAGAAAAAGATTGTAACCAGTGGCCAGCTCATGTGAAAAAATGCCAAATGAAGGCCCATCCCAAACAATATGCTGGCCAACCATCACCAATACATGGTGTGCATGATTTAGCTTTACAAGCACCAGCCTTAATGGGCTTTTAGACATTAGATCAAAAGGTGCTGTGCTGGCTTGTTGTGCAATCGCTTGTAAACCTATTTCCTGCTCGGCAGGTAAACATTTACTGATGTCTTCTGTATGCCAATCGGGGGGAAGGTGCGGCAGAATTTTTTGCCGTGCATTACCATTCTCATCAACATAATAAGTCGTTCGAAATATGCTGTGCCGCTGTGTGATTTTCTCCGCACTGTGCTGTAGGGCGACGGCATCCAGATTGCCGTGTAAATGCCACAAGACACAAACATTATAGGCCGAGGCGGCTGGATCCAGTCTGTGTAAAAACCACATTCTTTCTTGTGCATTTGAAAGTGGTATCTCCCTATTTTCAGGTGCAACGGGAATAGTGCGCCCAGCGATTCCATCGTTTTTTCCAAGTGCATCATTAGCCAAAAGCAGCCCGCGTGATGCTGCCAAACGCTGTGCCAGTTTCCGTCTTAATTCATCTGTTGCCATTGTCACATCCCGTTGCAAAAACAATCTTAATCTACATGAAAAATTGTGTCATTTAATAAACTTAATGCTAGTTGTAATTAAAATAATAATCATTTACATTTGAAAATGTACACAAGATTTTCAAAAAAATATTGTTTTGTCGCTTAAATCATTAAGGAGCCTTGCAGAGATGACAGTTGATATATTGGAACCATCAAAAAGCTTCGTATTTACCCAATCACAACGGCTCGAATATGCCGCCGCTCTCGCCAACAGTAATATGTTTCATGATTATTTAATTTATGAGCAGGGTGGCGAGTGTTGGTTTGGTGGTGGCGTAGTACGTTCAATTACTTTGTTTGCAGATCGCTTGGAAAGTCGTGATGGCGATGTAACAACAACTCATAAAGTGAATAGCGAAGATCTCTGTCAGGCACTTTCCAAAGAATTGGCAAGGTGGCCTGGCCAATGGCAGGCCGGTGGTTGGGCGTGCTTTGAGTTGGCATACGCACTGAAAGCTCCTCATTTATTGACAGAGGAGGAGCGGATGGGAGCTGTTCCTCTTCTGTATCTTTGTCAGCCTGAAGTTTCTGTGTCATTAAACAAAGATGCCACTCGTGTTGTAACAGAGAGTCCGCATTTGGAGCGACAAGTGAAAGCGTTGCTAAATCGCTTGCCATCCCAGCCTGGGTACTCCGCCGCAAGTGTGGAAATTACAGATGACCCAATGTATCTGGATGCTGTTAGCAAGGCATTGGATAGCATTCATGATCGAACACTTGAGAAAGTAATTCTCTCACGAAAGTTAATACTTGATTTTACACCGGATTTTGTCACTACCTGGTTGCTTGGCCGTCGGCAAAATAATCCGTCGCGCTCATTTTCATTACGCCTTGCAGGTTGGCAGGCGAGTGGATTTAGTCCTGAAATTGTCGTGTCTGTTGACAGGAATGGCTGCGTCACTACTGAGCCGCTTGCTGGAACCCGGCGTATGGATGGTTTAGCCAATGAGGATTTGTTGCGTTTTAATGAATTGTATAGTGATCCAAAAGAAACTCATGAACATGCAATTTCAGTGCGTTTGTCGTTTAGTGAAATGCAGGAGGTGTGCACATCATCAACCGTGGCAGTTCGTCAGTTTATGGAGCGAAAAGAGCGCGGTTCAGTGCAGCATCTTGCTTCAACAGTGTGTGGCGAATTAAAAGCTGACTTCAACGCATGGCACGCATTTGCCAGTTTGTTTCCTGCCGTTACGGCTTCTGGTATTCCAAAGCGAGAGTCATTTGCAGAAATTCGTCGTCATGAAAATGAGAGTCGTGGTCTTTATGCCGGGGCCGTTTTACGTGTTGGTCATGATGGCGCGTTGGATGCGGCACTTGTATTGCGCAGCTTATTAGGCCATAAACAAAAAGCATGGTTACAAGCTGGTGCTGGTGTTGTTGGTGCCTCTCACCCTGAACGAGAACTGATGGAGACAACAGAAAAACTAGGCAGTGTTGCTCCTTGGGTTGTGAAACCTGCCCAATAATATTATGGGGTGATTAGGAAATAATCGAGCTGCAGAATATTTGATTTCGGTTTTACAAAAAAACATAGGCAGAGATAATGGAAAATTCTAAGG
The nucleotide sequence above comes from Cellvibrio sp. PSBB023. Encoded proteins:
- a CDS encoding non-ribosomal peptide synthetase, which encodes MATDELRRKLAQRLAASRGLLLANDALGKNDGIAGRTIPVAPENREIPLSNAQERMWFLHRLDPAASAYNVCVLWHLHGNLDAVALQHSAEKITQRHSIFRTTYYVDENGNARQKILPHLPPDWHTEDISKCLPAEQEIGLQAIAQQASTAPFDLMSKSPLRLVLVKLNHAHHVLVMVGQHIVWDGPSFGIFSHELATGYNLFLRAQHDHPLPIPLQYVDFAYWHRLQWDINSEKRAAALAFWELQLSPLPEPLDFPRDFERGIVDDESGEWCTESLDKNVTATFLTFSTQEQLTPFEVIIAVIALLMTRLSRASEITIGTIASHRNLPELNNAIGNFGNVVPLRFSIASHWSFRELAHHCAKQCRLAFAHAEIPFEHLLDHLHIARGATRNPLLDTMVTFLSHGMESPTMDGLEVHWKKHFNGTSQIDLSFDALLHDGNLQLQATWRRALYQQGTVQNHMRRLVRLFETCVTTPDTRLSAHSVLLPEEYSQLISWGTRAALPSSEKTLVECFENRVRKLPDAIALASLSLGVENQQLPQRGISFAQLNARANKLARWLVAQGIGPEDRITIALPRRSEWFVAMLAILKAGAAFVPIDPSYPAEYIHRVITLAQPVLQFVDALEHSAMENSISLAVAEKAAEALGLANNDLSNTERRSPLQSAHPVCIVFTSGSTGAPKGVVVPHSAFVNLLTSHRNDLYHEAYRRTANAPLQIGHAWSLAFDASWQPTLWMIDGHTLHLLDVDTMQDPIALAREIILRRLDFIELTPGMLDEVLPWLQSGLTDASGQHLPAHLPTILAFGGESVKQALWDRILTLENTAGFNLYGPTEACVDSMIAKADTGSPPNIGGPIAGAQVYVLDSCLQLAPPGVAGELAIAGAGLARGYLQRGDLTATQFIANPHGQPGTRLYRTGDRVRWLPDGRLDYIGRIDEQVKVRGFRVEPLEVEATVEKLVQLPCAVVARKNSVGTMQLLCFVETGDSANQAERSTRALDADTLLQRLANNLPAHLLPAFVIPLPKLPHLPNGKINRRALVMPEGLDTAPGRMPRTALEQKLCLLFATVLGLEQVSIDDGFFELGGDSIAVIKLVSLARRDGITLTARQVFDSRSVARLAPLLVSPDSQGISFTNTHDNADTGLALPTPLMARYLSLDIPLQRFAQIVSLPLPSTITDDELEALLNALLQRHALLRARLIRPADSLPVLAIPAIDDSPPVQLQQLQGATNRDDTHAGRLARQLCDALDPTQGVMLAATRLYDGPDNQSTLWLAINHLVMDASSWHILASDLALGRLAQERHQPIHLPPVATAWRNWSAGLDPALHTQIVPAIYHGTLATAERMSWELPLHEGQCPAAAISRRLGLPLSSLLPALTALAVMQARLIPEQSSLNLVLEHHGRVPNTPNQDLSRTVGWFAREHLLPLPMLDTSSEDAESLSQLLRQWCSEIDSTKNKSGLAESSTTREWQLGFNFLGDIGTSGKPTCWTPQPRMDVLVESCGDHWPLLHDLDVSAHYCYRDDYRVLQFDAMGPAATINSASLQTLFATLQQLFDQLADEDSTQKKSPHSIPIDTQHTELKEVTPLQYEMLRQCDEENDPWTTQLELHLVSTPELPITNLSLQESAAQLFVRHQALRAGFLPNQAATFIPHAVNLDWQSLDWRHKPIAEQEELLIPLREEWYQHRFQLHRPPLLRFMAIRHTDNHWRLLVNSHHLLLDGWSVPRILNEWLGGACGMPPTEEPLLRWTNYLDELQTQERHLAQCYWNNSLQGLALPSLLRPSRHTRSPSKDVCAAISPHHSRDLINAVRAAGVSSASLYQLAWAKTLAVKLGHADVVFGLFDSGRAIPIDGVTSLVGLVTQLLPLRIDTANPQSIEAQLQALQARQFEWQAQAPVRLDNLAVAHRFGEFFDTLLIIENALDADAKMEAHASITPVPAAISPRNPLSLVREQRWRDSIGQVAGLFIYPGDSITLRLCYDPLAITPRDASNLLDSFKHQLQQLVNGLSSNAMSAAHSPAHNAHTPDATYNSHGD
- a CDS encoding salicylate synthase, encoding MTVDILEPSKSFVFTQSQRLEYAAALANSNMFHDYLIYEQGGECWFGGGVVRSITLFADRLESRDGDVTTTHKVNSEDLCQALSKELARWPGQWQAGGWACFELAYALKAPHLLTEEERMGAVPLLYLCQPEVSVSLNKDATRVVTESPHLERQVKALLNRLPSQPGYSAASVEITDDPMYLDAVSKALDSIHDRTLEKVILSRKLILDFTPDFVTTWLLGRRQNNPSRSFSLRLAGWQASGFSPEIVVSVDRNGCVTTEPLAGTRRMDGLANEDLLRFNELYSDPKETHEHAISVRLSFSEMQEVCTSSTVAVRQFMERKERGSVQHLASTVCGELKADFNAWHAFASLFPAVTASGIPKRESFAEIRRHENESRGLYAGAVLRVGHDGALDAALVLRSLLGHKQKAWLQAGAGVVGASHPERELMETTEKLGSVAPWVVKPAQ